In Dromiciops gliroides isolate mDroGli1 chromosome 4, mDroGli1.pri, whole genome shotgun sequence, one DNA window encodes the following:
- the TMCC2 gene encoding transmembrane and coiled-coil domains protein 2 isoform X6, translated as MEAEKGDLVTLPAGPGHGDSDVPINLDVPEGTPDPHRTKAAIEHLHQKILKITEQIKIEQEARDDNVAEYLKLANNADKQQVSRIKQVFEKKNQKSAQTIAQLHKKLEHYHRRLKEIEQNGPSRQPKDVLRDMQQGLKDVGANMRAGISGFGGGVVEGVKGSLSGLSQVTHTAVVSKPREFASLIRNKFGSADNIAHLKDPLEDGHPEEAARALSGSATLVSSPKYGSDDECSSASASSAGAGSNSGAGAGGGLGSPKSNTLYSHPNNLDTLLEELREIKEGQSHLEDSMEDLKAQLQRDYTYMTQCLQEERYRYERLEEQLNDLTELHQNEMTNLKQELASMEEKVAYQSYERARDIQEAVESCLTRVTKLELQQQQQQVVQLEGVENANARALLGKFINVILALMAVLLVFVSTIANFITPLMKTRLRIASTTLLVVLLFLLWKHWDSLSYLVEHVLLPS; from the exons ATGGAG GCTGAAAAGGGTGACCTTGTCACACTTCCTGCTGGTCCTGGCCATGGTGACTCTGATGTCCCCATCAACCTGGATGTCCCTGAAGGGACCCCAGATCCCCACCGGACCAAGGCCGCCATTGAACATCTGCACCAAAAGATTCTCAAGATCACAGAGCAGATCAAGATTGAACAGGAGGCCCGGGATGACAATGTGGCTGAGTACTTGAAGCTGGCCAATAATGCAGACAAGCAGCAGGTGTCACGCATCAAGCAGGTGTTTGAGAAGAAGAACCAGAAATCGGCCCAGACCATCGCCCAGCTACACAAGAAGCTGGAGCATTACCACAGGAGACTGAAAGAGATTGAACAGAACGGGCCCTCCCGGCAGCCCAAAGATGTCCTGAGGGACATGCAGCAGGGGCTGAAAGATGTGGGCGCCAATATGCGGGCAGGCATCAGTGGCTTTGGAGGTGGCGTGGTGGAGGGTGTGAAGGGAAGCCTCTCCGGGCTCTCCCAAGTGACCCATACGGCTGTGGTGTCCAAGCCCCGGGAATTTGCGAGCCTTATCCGTAACAAGTTTGGCAGTGCAGACAATATCGCCCACCTGAAGGACCCGCTAGAAGATGGTCACCCGGAGGAGGCAGCCAGGGCTCTGAGTGGCAGTGCCACCCTAGTGTCCAGTCCCAAGTATGGGAGTGATGATGAGTGTTCCAGTGCCAGTGCCAGCTCAGCAGGAGCAGGCAGTAACTCGGGGGCAGGGGCTGGTGGGGGACTAGGGAgccccaagtccaacactctgtaCAGTCACCCCAACAACCTGGATACTCTGCTGGAAGAGCTTCGGGAGATCAAGGAGGGCCAGTCACACCTGGAAGACTCCATGGAGGACCTGAAGGCTCAACTACAACGAGACTATACTTATATGACACAGTGTCTACAGGAGGAGCGCTACAG GTATGAGCGCCTAGAAGAGCAGTTGAATGACCTGACAGAGCTCCATCAGAACGAGATGACCAATCTGAAACAGGAGTTAGCCAGCATGGAGGAGAAAGTGGCCTACCAGTCCTATGAGAGGGCCCGAGATATCCAG gaggcCGTGGAGTCCTGCCTGACCAGGGTCACCAAACTGGagctccagcagcagcagcagcaggtggTCCAGCTGGAGGGCGTGGAGAACGCCAACGCCCGGGCGCTGCTGGGCAAATTCATCAATGTGATCCTGGCGCTGATGGCCGTGCTGCTGGTGTTCGTCTCCACCATCGCCAACTTCATCACGCCGCTCATGAAGACCCGGCTCCGCATCGCCAGCACCACCCTCCTCGtcgtccttctcttcctcctctggaaaCACTGGGACTCCCTCAGCTACCTCGTGGAGCACGTGCTCCTGCCCAGCTGA
- the TMCC2 gene encoding transmembrane and coiled-coil domains protein 2 isoform X4, producing MKRKILVIPHESWKAEKGDLVTLPAGPGHGDSDVPINLDVPEGTPDPHRTKAAIEHLHQKILKITEQIKIEQEARDDNVAEYLKLANNADKQQVSRIKQVFEKKNQKSAQTIAQLHKKLEHYHRRLKEIEQNGPSRQPKDVLRDMQQGLKDVGANMRAGISGFGGGVVEGVKGSLSGLSQVTHTAVVSKPREFASLIRNKFGSADNIAHLKDPLEDGHPEEAARALSGSATLVSSPKYGSDDECSSASASSAGAGSNSGAGAGGGLGSPKSNTLYSHPNNLDTLLEELREIKEGQSHLEDSMEDLKAQLQRDYTYMTQCLQEERYRYERLEEQLNDLTELHQNEMTNLKQELASMEEKVAYQSYERARDIQEAVESCLTRVTKLELQQQQQQVVQLEGVENANARALLGKFINVILALMAVLLVFVSTIANFITPLMKTRLRIASTTLLVVLLFLLWKHWDSLSYLVEHVLLPS from the exons atGAAGCGGAAGATATTGGTGATTCCCCATGAAAGCTGGAAG GCTGAAAAGGGTGACCTTGTCACACTTCCTGCTGGTCCTGGCCATGGTGACTCTGATGTCCCCATCAACCTGGATGTCCCTGAAGGGACCCCAGATCCCCACCGGACCAAGGCCGCCATTGAACATCTGCACCAAAAGATTCTCAAGATCACAGAGCAGATCAAGATTGAACAGGAGGCCCGGGATGACAATGTGGCTGAGTACTTGAAGCTGGCCAATAATGCAGACAAGCAGCAGGTGTCACGCATCAAGCAGGTGTTTGAGAAGAAGAACCAGAAATCGGCCCAGACCATCGCCCAGCTACACAAGAAGCTGGAGCATTACCACAGGAGACTGAAAGAGATTGAACAGAACGGGCCCTCCCGGCAGCCCAAAGATGTCCTGAGGGACATGCAGCAGGGGCTGAAAGATGTGGGCGCCAATATGCGGGCAGGCATCAGTGGCTTTGGAGGTGGCGTGGTGGAGGGTGTGAAGGGAAGCCTCTCCGGGCTCTCCCAAGTGACCCATACGGCTGTGGTGTCCAAGCCCCGGGAATTTGCGAGCCTTATCCGTAACAAGTTTGGCAGTGCAGACAATATCGCCCACCTGAAGGACCCGCTAGAAGATGGTCACCCGGAGGAGGCAGCCAGGGCTCTGAGTGGCAGTGCCACCCTAGTGTCCAGTCCCAAGTATGGGAGTGATGATGAGTGTTCCAGTGCCAGTGCCAGCTCAGCAGGAGCAGGCAGTAACTCGGGGGCAGGGGCTGGTGGGGGACTAGGGAgccccaagtccaacactctgtaCAGTCACCCCAACAACCTGGATACTCTGCTGGAAGAGCTTCGGGAGATCAAGGAGGGCCAGTCACACCTGGAAGACTCCATGGAGGACCTGAAGGCTCAACTACAACGAGACTATACTTATATGACACAGTGTCTACAGGAGGAGCGCTACAG GTATGAGCGCCTAGAAGAGCAGTTGAATGACCTGACAGAGCTCCATCAGAACGAGATGACCAATCTGAAACAGGAGTTAGCCAGCATGGAGGAGAAAGTGGCCTACCAGTCCTATGAGAGGGCCCGAGATATCCAG gaggcCGTGGAGTCCTGCCTGACCAGGGTCACCAAACTGGagctccagcagcagcagcagcaggtggTCCAGCTGGAGGGCGTGGAGAACGCCAACGCCCGGGCGCTGCTGGGCAAATTCATCAATGTGATCCTGGCGCTGATGGCCGTGCTGCTGGTGTTCGTCTCCACCATCGCCAACTTCATCACGCCGCTCATGAAGACCCGGCTCCGCATCGCCAGCACCACCCTCCTCGtcgtccttctcttcctcctctggaaaCACTGGGACTCCCTCAGCTACCTCGTGGAGCACGTGCTCCTGCCCAGCTGA
- the TMCC2 gene encoding transmembrane and coiled-coil domains protein 2 isoform X5 — translation MKSQEAEKGDLVTLPAGPGHGDSDVPINLDVPEGTPDPHRTKAAIEHLHQKILKITEQIKIEQEARDDNVAEYLKLANNADKQQVSRIKQVFEKKNQKSAQTIAQLHKKLEHYHRRLKEIEQNGPSRQPKDVLRDMQQGLKDVGANMRAGISGFGGGVVEGVKGSLSGLSQVTHTAVVSKPREFASLIRNKFGSADNIAHLKDPLEDGHPEEAARALSGSATLVSSPKYGSDDECSSASASSAGAGSNSGAGAGGGLGSPKSNTLYSHPNNLDTLLEELREIKEGQSHLEDSMEDLKAQLQRDYTYMTQCLQEERYRYERLEEQLNDLTELHQNEMTNLKQELASMEEKVAYQSYERARDIQEAVESCLTRVTKLELQQQQQQVVQLEGVENANARALLGKFINVILALMAVLLVFVSTIANFITPLMKTRLRIASTTLLVVLLFLLWKHWDSLSYLVEHVLLPS, via the exons GCTGAAAAGGGTGACCTTGTCACACTTCCTGCTGGTCCTGGCCATGGTGACTCTGATGTCCCCATCAACCTGGATGTCCCTGAAGGGACCCCAGATCCCCACCGGACCAAGGCCGCCATTGAACATCTGCACCAAAAGATTCTCAAGATCACAGAGCAGATCAAGATTGAACAGGAGGCCCGGGATGACAATGTGGCTGAGTACTTGAAGCTGGCCAATAATGCAGACAAGCAGCAGGTGTCACGCATCAAGCAGGTGTTTGAGAAGAAGAACCAGAAATCGGCCCAGACCATCGCCCAGCTACACAAGAAGCTGGAGCATTACCACAGGAGACTGAAAGAGATTGAACAGAACGGGCCCTCCCGGCAGCCCAAAGATGTCCTGAGGGACATGCAGCAGGGGCTGAAAGATGTGGGCGCCAATATGCGGGCAGGCATCAGTGGCTTTGGAGGTGGCGTGGTGGAGGGTGTGAAGGGAAGCCTCTCCGGGCTCTCCCAAGTGACCCATACGGCTGTGGTGTCCAAGCCCCGGGAATTTGCGAGCCTTATCCGTAACAAGTTTGGCAGTGCAGACAATATCGCCCACCTGAAGGACCCGCTAGAAGATGGTCACCCGGAGGAGGCAGCCAGGGCTCTGAGTGGCAGTGCCACCCTAGTGTCCAGTCCCAAGTATGGGAGTGATGATGAGTGTTCCAGTGCCAGTGCCAGCTCAGCAGGAGCAGGCAGTAACTCGGGGGCAGGGGCTGGTGGGGGACTAGGGAgccccaagtccaacactctgtaCAGTCACCCCAACAACCTGGATACTCTGCTGGAAGAGCTTCGGGAGATCAAGGAGGGCCAGTCACACCTGGAAGACTCCATGGAGGACCTGAAGGCTCAACTACAACGAGACTATACTTATATGACACAGTGTCTACAGGAGGAGCGCTACAG GTATGAGCGCCTAGAAGAGCAGTTGAATGACCTGACAGAGCTCCATCAGAACGAGATGACCAATCTGAAACAGGAGTTAGCCAGCATGGAGGAGAAAGTGGCCTACCAGTCCTATGAGAGGGCCCGAGATATCCAG gaggcCGTGGAGTCCTGCCTGACCAGGGTCACCAAACTGGagctccagcagcagcagcagcaggtggTCCAGCTGGAGGGCGTGGAGAACGCCAACGCCCGGGCGCTGCTGGGCAAATTCATCAATGTGATCCTGGCGCTGATGGCCGTGCTGCTGGTGTTCGTCTCCACCATCGCCAACTTCATCACGCCGCTCATGAAGACCCGGCTCCGCATCGCCAGCACCACCCTCCTCGtcgtccttctcttcctcctctggaaaCACTGGGACTCCCTCAGCTACCTCGTGGAGCACGTGCTCCTGCCCAGCTGA